CATGTCCTTGAAATCCACACTGTACTCAACACCGCGAAAATCGAAGCGGCCATCCATTTCACGGCGGGTGTTTTCCACGGCGTTTTTCAGCTCGACGGCATCCACTTCCGAAACAATATCAAATGACGGCATTTTTTAACCCCTTGAAAAGCAAAACAGGCCTCTGACGAAACGGGCCTCAATCCGAATAGAGCATAGTGTAACGATCCGGCCAGCACAGGTGAAGCCCCAAGTCCGCCGGTGAAGACACAGAGTTTTACAGGCCGGTGAGTGACTTTGGCTGTACATTTCCCTATCATGGGCGCCTATGTCTACCAGCGAAAGTTCCATGTGAAGAATCGGCAGTTTCTGTTTAAAATCATTTTGGTGATTGCCCTGTGTATCACCAGTTATCTGGTCTTTTCCAAACCCAGCTATCCCCAGTCCATTCCTCATCTGGACAAGGTGGGGCATTTCGGCACTTTCTTTGGTTTGGCCTGGCTCACCCAACTGGCATTCAGGCCACGCTGGTACATCATGTTGCTGGCACTGGCTGCCTACGCAGGTTTGATTGAAGTCATCCAGTCGCGCCTGCCCTACCGCTCAGCCTCCTGGGGCGATATCGCCGCCGATCTTGCGGGCGTGGCCGCCTTCTTCCTCACCGCCTGGCTGTACAGTAAGTACCGCCGCGCATCCAGGCTTCAGGGCGCATGAGCCGAATTGGCATTCTGGGTGCCGGTGCCGTTGGCCAGTTAATTGCCCATCAGTTGGCGGCGACGGGTACCTTGCCCTTTCTGCTCGACCGGCAACTGAACGCCATTACAGAGCCTTACAGCCTCACCGACCTGAGTGGCAATCGCAGCACCCTGAGCTTCGCCAAACCCGGGGACAATCAAGCCCTGCTGGGCGAGCTTAAGCTTCTTATCGTCACAGTGAAGGCCTATCAGGTCGTTGAAGCCGTGACCCGGGTGCTCCCCGAATTATCACCGCGCTGCCATCTGCTGTTGCTGCATAATGGCCTTGGTCCCCACGAAGAGGTGGCGGCCCTGTTAGATGGACGGGGGCTGACGCTCGGCACCACCAGCCAGGGTGCGCTACGCCTTGGCAAACACGACCTTAAGCAAACCGGCAGTGGTCTTACGCAATTTGGTCACTGCATGGGGCCAGCCATGGCGCCAGAGCTTAAAGCCATGCTGCTCAGCGCCATTCCCGGCAGTGAGTGGGTGGAGGGCATACTGCCAGCCCTGTGGCAAAAGCTCGCGGTGAATGCCTGTATCAATCCCCTCACCGCCATTCACGGTGTCTGTAACGGCGAGCTGGCAGATAATGCCTATCAAGCGACTATTGCCGCTGTGCTGAGGGAACTGGTTCAGGTAGCCGGGACTCAGGGCATAGAATTGCAGGAAGAGTGTTTGTCGGCCCGGGTCTATGAGGTCATTCGCCTTACCGCCGCCAATCGCTCCTCAATGCGCCAGGATGTGGACCATAAGCGCAAAACCGAGATTGATGCCATCAATGGCTATCTGGTGAGCCTTGGCAATCGCCATGGCATAGCTACGCCCACCAACAAAGCCTTGGTCGAAGCAATTCATGCCCTGGAGCGACGCTTTTAAGCCACGCCCCTCTTATTGCGGCCACATCACCATGATGGCGGCAATCGCAATCAGCACCAGCGCGGCCATGTCCTTCACCTGTACCTTCTGTTTCAGGTATAGACTCGACACCAGCATCATAAAGAAAATTTCCACCTGCCCTAGGGTTTTCACATAGGGCACGGCGGTAAGCGACATGGCCGAAAACCAGCCAATGGACCCCAGACAACTGCTGACACTGATAGCCAGCGTCAGCCGGTTTCTGGCCATCATGGCCCTAAGCTCGTCAGGCTTTCTTATCAGCAGCCACAGCAGCAAAATCACCGTTTGAGTAACAATGACCAGCAACAGCACCCAGGCGGCGCGGTGGGGAAAAGGCACGTCGAGACAAAGGCTGGCCTCCCGCACCCAAAGGGACGTCAGCGCAAAGGCGCTGCCA
This sequence is a window from Shewanella zhangzhouensis. Protein-coding genes within it:
- a CDS encoding ketopantoate reductase family protein; amino-acid sequence: MSRIGILGAGAVGQLIAHQLAATGTLPFLLDRQLNAITEPYSLTDLSGNRSTLSFAKPGDNQALLGELKLLIVTVKAYQVVEAVTRVLPELSPRCHLLLLHNGLGPHEEVAALLDGRGLTLGTTSQGALRLGKHDLKQTGSGLTQFGHCMGPAMAPELKAMLLSAIPGSEWVEGILPALWQKLAVNACINPLTAIHGVCNGELADNAYQATIAAVLRELVQVAGTQGIELQEECLSARVYEVIRLTAANRSSMRQDVDHKRKTEIDAINGYLVSLGNRHGIATPTNKALVEAIHALERRF
- a CDS encoding VanZ family protein; amino-acid sequence: MGAYVYQRKFHVKNRQFLFKIILVIALCITSYLVFSKPSYPQSIPHLDKVGHFGTFFGLAWLTQLAFRPRWYIMLLALAAYAGLIEVIQSRLPYRSASWGDIAADLAGVAAFFLTAWLYSKYRRASRLQGA